The Pongo pygmaeus isolate AG05252 chromosome 18, NHGRI_mPonPyg2-v2.0_pri, whole genome shotgun sequence DNA window CCCAACGCTGGCCGAGGTGCTGAGTCGCCGGTGCGTCCCCCAGGCTGGTGGCCGAGCTGCAGGGCGCCCTGGACGCCTGCGCACAGCGACAATTGCGATTGGAGCAGAGCCTGCGCGTTTGCCGTCGGCTGCTGCAGGCCTGGTACGCGGACCCCGGGACCCACTGGCCAGACCTCCCTCGGGCCCTCAGAGTCCTGCCCCGAGCTCCCAGGGCTGGGAGACCGGGTGCAGCCGCCCACTTCGGAGCTGTAGGTTGTTAGTGCCACCCTCCTTACCCTGCAAGCTCTGAGCTGGGGGCCTGCCGCGGGGCCCGGCGGCCCCCTCGGGTCTGTTTGGGCTGGGCCCTGCCTCCTGGCCGTGCGACGGCTGCCCATGTCTTTGCAGGGAACCAACTGGGACCTGGGCTTTGAAGCCACCTCCAGGGCCAGAAACTAATGAAGAAGACCCCCTTCCAGGTAAACCTCCACAACCCACCTTCTCCAGGTGCTGCTCTGGCCTGCCTTCTGGCATGCAGTTGTGAGGGACCCTCCTGGGGGACAGTGGGGAGAGATCCCTGCATAATTCTTGGCTTTCACAGCGTGCACACCCAGTCCACAAGACTTAAAAGAGTTGGAGTTTCTGACCCAGGCACTGGAGAAGGCTGTACGGGTTCGAAGAGGTATCACTAAGGCTGGAGAAAGAGACAAGGCCCCCAGCCTGAAATCGAGGTCCATTGTCACCTCTCCTGGCACGACAGCCTCCGCCCCACCCCAGTCCCGAGGCCAAGCTGGCCAAGCTGGTGGCCATGCTTCAGACACGAGACCCACCAAGGGCCTCCGCCAAACCGCGGTGCCTGCCAAGGGCCACGCTGAGCGCCGGCTGCTGTCAGTGGGGGATAGGACCCGTGTCGGGATGGGAGCCCGAGCCCCCAGGCCTGGGGCGGGCCTCAGGGACCAGCAAATGGCCCCATCGGCTGCTCCTCAGGCCCCAGAAGCCTTCACACTCAAGGAGAAGGGGTAGGTTTCCAGGATCCTCACTGGAagaacttctgcctctgcctcctcagaCCCTGGCTAGCAAGGAGCCTGGGATTTGGAGTGACAGGGAAGGCAGGGCATTGAGCCCTGGGGCGCACCCCTGAGGCTCACGCTCGGAAGCTGGCAGAATGAAGCGGCTGTGTGGTGGTGTCCAGGTTGGCACCATCAGGTCAGGGAACTACTGGAGCctgtcctcccctcctctctgtgGCTGTCCCCTTATTTGCCTAGGCCAGAGGCTCCAGATGGGCTCTGGAGGGCGTGGGCTCTGATCACAGGGCCCCCTCTTCTCTCTACCGGGGCAGCATTGGACCATGCTTCTCCCGTGGCCACTCTGGAAGGAAGCCCTGTCCAAGGGGGCTCATCCTTGGTGGGGTTGGGTGTGGGAGAGGGGCAAGAAGCCTCATCCCTGATTGGGCTCTGAGCAGGAAGTGGGACTTGTAGACCCCAGAGCAAGGCGATGCTCTCTGAACACGGGCTTCTCCGACAGGCACCTGCTGCGGCTGCCTGCGGCATTCAGGAAAGCAGCTTCCCAGAACTCGAGGTGAGGCTGAGGTCTTTGGCTGGACAGGGGTAGGGGAGAACCGGGAGGCATCACCAGCTTGGGGACAGGTTCGAGATACTTTGCAGTGGGTCTCTTTGCCCTCTTTGCTGAGTGGGGTCACTGTCGATGTTAAAAGTCTGCCAGCCGGTCAGCTCTGTCCCCTTGTCCTGGTCAGTGTCCTCTTGGTTCCCTGCGGCCTCTGGAGGCCCCTGCTGGCATTCAGCACAGCCAGACGCCCAGCCTGGGGTCCCCACCCTGGCCCTTGCCTACCTCCCAAGGCCCATCTCACCGGCTGGAATAACCATGTTCCTCTGTGGTTCCTGGGGCACCCCATGTGTGCACCCCAGCCTGTGGGCCCAGCTCGGTTCCACACAGACCAGTGATTCCATGGATGCCACTGCTGCCAAAACCCAGTTCCTCCAGAACATGCAGACAGCTGTATCCTTGCTGGGTTTGTGGGAGCCCCGGGGGCCTCTGGCTCTGAACCTGGCAGGTTTGCGGAGCAGCCCCAGGAGGGGCTGGCGTGGGATAGCCAGGGCCACTCCCCAGGCCCCGTCCTTGGTGGGAGCAGAGGGGCTTGGCTGCAGGGAAGTTTTCCTGACCCGTACCCAGTCAGGCGTACCCCAGCCCAGGCTCAGTGCTGCGGAGGTGGAGGCGGAGGCGGGGCGCCTGCGGAAGGCCTGCTCGCTGCTGAGACTGCGCATGAGGGAGGAGCTCTCGGCAGGTCAGTGGGTCCTGGGTCTGTATCAGGAGGAGCGTGGAGGGCTAGTGCAAGGAGGGTTTCCAGACTGCCACGGACCCCACCTGCTCTCCCTGACTCTTCTGCAGCCCCCATGGACTGGATGCAGGAGTACCGCTGCCTGCTCACGCTGGAGGGGCTTCAGGCCATGGTGGGCCAGTGTCTGCACAGGCTGCAGGAACTGCGTGCAGGTG harbors:
- the TEDC2 gene encoding tubulin epsilon and delta complex protein 2 isoform X7; the protein is MGARAPRPGAGLRDQQMAPSAAPQAPEAFTLKEKGHLLRLPAAFRKAASQNSSLWAQLGSTQTSDSMDATAAKTQFLQNMQTASGVPQPRLSAAEVEAEAGRLRKACSLLRLRMREELSAAPMDWMQEYRCLLTLEGLQAMVGQCLHRLQELRAAVVVQPPRPCPVEGPPRASPSCGGGTEPAWSPQLLVYSSTQELQTLAALQLRVAMLDQQIHLEKVLMAELLPLVSTAQPQGPPWLALCRAAHSLLCEGGARVLTILRDEPAV
- the TEDC2 gene encoding tubulin epsilon and delta complex protein 2 isoform X5 yields the protein MLPADCSRRLVAELQGALDACAQRQLRLEQSLRVCRRLLQAWEPTGTWALKPPPGPETNEEDPLPACTPSPQDLKELEFLTQALEKAVRVRRGITKAGERDKAPSLKSRSIVTSPGTTASAPPQSRGQAGQAGGHASDTRPTKGLRQTAVPAKGHAERRLLSVGDRTRVGMGARAPRPGAGLRDQQMAPSAAPQAPEAFTLKEKGHLLRLPAAFRKAASQNSRPISPAGITMFLCGSWGTPCVHPSLWAQLGSTQTSDSMDATAAKTQFLQNMQTASGVPQPRLSAAEVEAEAGRLRKACSLLRLRMREELSAAPMDWMQEYRCLLTLEGLQAMVGQCLHRLQELRAVLRVKIHHLSKGKPISQKSCINTVKKLGRQRAAPQRTPCQQVQARDAPSCMGLS
- the TEDC2 gene encoding tubulin epsilon and delta complex protein 2 isoform X3, with the translated sequence MLPADCSRREPTGTWALKPPPGPETNEEDPLPACTPSPQDLKELEFLTQALEKAVRVRRGITKAGERDKAPSLKSRSIVTSPGTTASAPPQSRGQAGQAGGHASDTRPTKGLRQTAVPAKGHAERRLLSVGDRTRVGMGARAPRPGAGLRDQQMAPSAAPQAPEAFTLKEKGHLLRLPAAFRKAASQNSRPISPAGITMFLCGSWGTPCVHPSLWAQLGSTQTSDSMDATAAKTQFLQNMQTASGVPQPRLSAAEVEAEAGRLRKACSLLRLRMREELSAAPMDWMQEYRCLLTLEGLQAMVGQCLHRLQELRAAVVVQPPRPCPVEGPPRASPSCGGGTEPAWSPQLLVYSSTQELQTLAALQLRVAMLDQQIHLEKVLMAELLPLVSTAQPQGPPWLALCRAAHSLLCEGGARVLTILRDEPAV
- the TEDC2 gene encoding tubulin epsilon and delta complex protein 2 isoform X2 encodes the protein MLPADCSRRLVAELQGALDACAQRQLRLEQSLRVCRRLLQAWEPTGTWALKPPPGPETNEEDPLPACTPSPQDLKELEFLTQALEKAVRVRRGITKAGERDKAPSLKSRSIVTSPGTTASAPPQSRGQAGQAGGHASDTRPTKGLRQTAVPAKGHAERRLLSVGDRTRVGMGARAPRPGAGLRDQQMAPSAAPQAPEAFTLKEKGHLLRLPAAFRKAASQNSSLWAQLGSTQTSDSMDATAAKTQFLQNMQTASGVPQPRLSAAEVEAEAGRLRKACSLLRLRMREELSAAPMDWMQEYRCLLTLEGLQAMVGQCLHRLQELRAAVVVQPPRPCPVEGPPRASPSCGGGTEPAWSPQLLVYSSTQELQTLAALQLRVAMLDQQIHLEKVLMAELLPLVSTAQPQGPPWLALCRAAHSLLCEGGARVLTILRDEPAV
- the TEDC2 gene encoding tubulin epsilon and delta complex protein 2 isoform X1, giving the protein MLPADCSRRLVAELQGALDACAQRQLRLEQSLRVCRRLLQAWEPTGTWALKPPPGPETNEEDPLPACTPSPQDLKELEFLTQALEKAVRVRRGITKAGERDKAPSLKSRSIVTSPGTTASAPPQSRGQAGQAGGHASDTRPTKGLRQTAVPAKGHAERRLLSVGDRTRVGMGARAPRPGAGLRDQQMAPSAAPQAPEAFTLKEKGHLLRLPAAFRKAASQNSRPISPAGITMFLCGSWGTPCVHPSLWAQLGSTQTSDSMDATAAKTQFLQNMQTASGVPQPRLSAAEVEAEAGRLRKACSLLRLRMREELSAAPMDWMQEYRCLLTLEGLQAMVGQCLHRLQELRAAVVVQPPRPCPVEGPPRASPSCGGGTEPAWSPQLLVYSSTQELQTLAALQLRVAMLDQQIHLEKVLMAELLPLVSTAQPQGPPWLALCRAAHSLLCEGGARVLTILRDEPAV
- the TEDC2 gene encoding tubulin epsilon and delta complex protein 2 isoform X4; translation: MLPADCSRREPTGTWALKPPPGPETNEEDPLPACTPSPQDLKELEFLTQALEKAVRVRRGITKAGERDKAPSLKSRSIVTSPGTTASAPPQSRGQAGQAGGHASDTRPTKGLRQTAVPAKGHAERRLLSVGDRTRVGMGARAPRPGAGLRDQQMAPSAAPQAPEAFTLKEKGHLLRLPAAFRKAASQNSSLWAQLGSTQTSDSMDATAAKTQFLQNMQTASGVPQPRLSAAEVEAEAGRLRKACSLLRLRMREELSAAPMDWMQEYRCLLTLEGLQAMVGQCLHRLQELRAAVVVQPPRPCPVEGPPRASPSCGGGTEPAWSPQLLVYSSTQELQTLAALQLRVAMLDQQIHLEKVLMAELLPLVSTAQPQGPPWLALCRAAHSLLCEGGARVLTILRDEPAV
- the TEDC2 gene encoding tubulin epsilon and delta complex protein 2 isoform X6; amino-acid sequence: MLPADCSRRLVAELQGALDACAQRQLRLEQSLRVCRRLLQAWEPTGTWALKPPPGPETNEEDPLPACTPSPQDLKELEFLTQALEKAVRVRRGITKAGERDKAPSLKSRSIVTSPGTTASAPPQSRGQAGQAGGHASDTRPTKGLRQTAVPAKGHAERRLLSVGDRTRVGMGARAPRPGAGLRDQQMAPSAAPQAPEAFTLKEKGHLLRLPAAFRKAASQNSSLWAQLGSTQTSDSMDATAAKTQFLQNMQTASGVPQPRLSAAEVEAEAGRLRKACSLLRLRMREELSAAPMDWMQEYRCLLTLEGLQAMVGQCLHRLQELRAVLRVKIHHLSKGKPISQKSCINTVKKLGRQRAAPQRTPCQQVQARDAPSCMGLS